The Apus apus isolate bApuApu2 chromosome 20, bApuApu2.pri.cur, whole genome shotgun sequence genome includes a region encoding these proteins:
- the HES4 gene encoding transcription factor HES-4 isoform X1 translates to MPADTGMEKPTASPIAGAPASASHTPDKPRSASEHRKVNGGCRWGSSNGGAGWRRARGRAESSKPIMEKRRRARINESLGQLKTLILDALKKDSSRHSKLEKADILEMTVKHLRNLQRAQMTAALSADPTVLGKYRAGFNECMNEVTRFLSTCEGVNTDVRTRLLNHLSACLSQIVAMNYPPPPPPPPPPSNQPAHLAQQPLHVQLPPAAAGAVPVPCKLNPAEALSPKVYGGFQLVPATDGQFAFLIPNPAFPPSSGPVIPLYANANVPVSAGGGSGNPATPSASPVQGLTSFGGSIVPASQAGSPIGERSESVWRPW, encoded by the exons ATGCCCGCCGACACGGGCATGGAGAAACCCACCGCCTCGCCCATCGCGGGGGCACCGGCCAGCGCCAGCCACACGCCGGATAAACCGCGGAGCGCCAGCGAGCACCGGAAGGTAAATGGCGGGTGCCGGTGGGGGAGCAGCAACGGTGGCGCTGGATGGCGGCGAGCCCGCGGCCGGGCTGAG TCCTCCAAGCCCATCATGGAGAAGCGGCGCCGGGCGCGGATCAATGAGAGTCTGGGGCAGTTGAAGACCCTCATCCTGGATGCGCTCAAGAAGGAT AGCTCCAGGCACTCCAAGCTGGAGAAGGCGGACATCCTGGAGATGACCGTCAAGCACCTACGGAACCTTCAGCGGGCGCAGATGACGG CCGCCCTCAGCGCCGACCCCACCGTCCTGGGCAAGTACCGAGCCGGATTCAACGAGTGCATGAACGAGGTGACCCGGTTCCTGTCCACCTGCGAAGGGGTGAACACCGACGTGCGCACCCGCCTCCTCAATCACCTCTCGGCCTGCCTGAGTCAGATCGTGGCCATGAACTACCCACCGCCGCCacctcctccaccccctccgTCCAACCAGCCCGCACATCTGGCGCAGCAACCCCTGCACGTCCAGCTGCCTCCCGCAGCAGCCGGAGCTGTGCCCGTGCCCTGCAAACTCAACCCCGCCGAAGCCTTATCCCCCAAAGTCTACGGGGGTTTCCAGCTCGTCCCTGCAACCGATGGCCAGTTTGCGTTCCTCATCCCGaatccagcctttcctcccagctccGGACCAGTTATTCCTCTCTATGCCAACGCCAACGTCCCGGTGTCTGCGGGTGGTGGCTCTGGGAACCCGGCCACCCCCTCAGCATCCCCGGTCCAGGGGTTAACATCATTTGGGGGCAGCATTGTTCCAGCGTCCCAGGCGGGGAGTCCCATCGGAGAGCGCAGTGAATCCGTCTGGAGGCCTTGGTGA
- the HES4 gene encoding transcription factor HES-4 isoform X2, which yields MPADTGMEKPTASPIAGAPASASHTPDKPRSASEHRKSSKPIMEKRRRARINESLGQLKTLILDALKKDSSRHSKLEKADILEMTVKHLRNLQRAQMTAALSADPTVLGKYRAGFNECMNEVTRFLSTCEGVNTDVRTRLLNHLSACLSQIVAMNYPPPPPPPPPPSNQPAHLAQQPLHVQLPPAAAGAVPVPCKLNPAEALSPKVYGGFQLVPATDGQFAFLIPNPAFPPSSGPVIPLYANANVPVSAGGGSGNPATPSASPVQGLTSFGGSIVPASQAGSPIGERSESVWRPW from the exons ATGCCCGCCGACACGGGCATGGAGAAACCCACCGCCTCGCCCATCGCGGGGGCACCGGCCAGCGCCAGCCACACGCCGGATAAACCGCGGAGCGCCAGCGAGCACCGGAAG TCCTCCAAGCCCATCATGGAGAAGCGGCGCCGGGCGCGGATCAATGAGAGTCTGGGGCAGTTGAAGACCCTCATCCTGGATGCGCTCAAGAAGGAT AGCTCCAGGCACTCCAAGCTGGAGAAGGCGGACATCCTGGAGATGACCGTCAAGCACCTACGGAACCTTCAGCGGGCGCAGATGACGG CCGCCCTCAGCGCCGACCCCACCGTCCTGGGCAAGTACCGAGCCGGATTCAACGAGTGCATGAACGAGGTGACCCGGTTCCTGTCCACCTGCGAAGGGGTGAACACCGACGTGCGCACCCGCCTCCTCAATCACCTCTCGGCCTGCCTGAGTCAGATCGTGGCCATGAACTACCCACCGCCGCCacctcctccaccccctccgTCCAACCAGCCCGCACATCTGGCGCAGCAACCCCTGCACGTCCAGCTGCCTCCCGCAGCAGCCGGAGCTGTGCCCGTGCCCTGCAAACTCAACCCCGCCGAAGCCTTATCCCCCAAAGTCTACGGGGGTTTCCAGCTCGTCCCTGCAACCGATGGCCAGTTTGCGTTCCTCATCCCGaatccagcctttcctcccagctccGGACCAGTTATTCCTCTCTATGCCAACGCCAACGTCCCGGTGTCTGCGGGTGGTGGCTCTGGGAACCCGGCCACCCCCTCAGCATCCCCGGTCCAGGGGTTAACATCATTTGGGGGCAGCATTGTTCCAGCGTCCCAGGCGGGGAGTCCCATCGGAGAGCGCAGTGAATCCGTCTGGAGGCCTTGGTGA